A section of the Methanosarcina mazei S-6 genome encodes:
- a CDS encoding DUF7714 family protein — MIFPDEYKYVGVTKVLPESTEEPVYFLTEYLIEEREKPEKGSSEKGSSEYTVYRVKKSGDGFLRKVEALETIASGEEVVKYDKELNIKDRALLIETALKLCTGRVNTVIFTGVDRHVTIVHEPDPSAILEIEILDVAPPEPAWLSQVVRRLEASGIFGDLQVRFTENIVDLRRFEGEKSVFPCSSSGLEGKCLDSDILTEDGHLLVGCEISKTLFEMRFPELEYSFINICPFKSEIVVPSKSFITRCCRSEKSGLVNISGFEGAVVHWGASEYQVSEAVRNLVTRIRNKNSSAQDR; from the coding sequence ATGATTTTTCCAGACGAGTACAAATATGTGGGAGTGACTAAAGTGCTCCCCGAAAGCACTGAGGAGCCGGTTTATTTCCTTACGGAGTACCTTATTGAAGAAAGGGAAAAACCCGAAAAAGGCAGTTCTGAGAAAGGCAGTTCTGAGTATACAGTTTACCGCGTTAAAAAAAGCGGAGACGGGTTTCTAAGGAAAGTGGAAGCCCTTGAGACGATCGCCTCAGGAGAAGAGGTTGTCAAATATGATAAGGAACTGAACATCAAGGACCGTGCCCTCCTGATCGAGACGGCGTTAAAACTCTGTACTGGCAGGGTAAACACTGTCATTTTTACGGGTGTGGACAGGCATGTTACCATAGTCCACGAGCCGGACCCTTCCGCTATTCTCGAAATAGAAATTCTTGATGTTGCTCCTCCTGAGCCTGCATGGCTTTCCCAGGTAGTGAGGAGGCTTGAAGCCAGTGGGATTTTCGGGGATCTGCAGGTCAGGTTTACTGAGAATATTGTTGACCTCAGGCGTTTTGAAGGGGAAAAATCTGTCTTCCCATGCAGTTCATCAGGGCTTGAAGGGAAATGCCTTGACTCGGATATTCTTACCGAAGACGGGCACCTGCTTGTAGGATGCGAAATCTCAAAGACTCTTTTTGAGATGCGTTTTCCTGAACTTGAATATTCTTTCATAAACATCTGCCCTTTTAAATCCGAAATAGTTGTGCCTTCAAAATCCTTTATTACACGCTGCTGCAGGTCGGAAAAGTCAGGGCTTGTAAATATTTCAGGTTTTGAAGGGGCTGTTGTCCACTGGGGAGCATCGGAATACCAGGTTTCCGAAGCGGTCCGAAATCTTGTAACCAGGATCAGGAATAAAAACAGTTCCGCCCAGGACCGGTAA
- a CDS encoding glycosyltransferase family 4 protein codes for MKIAQICPRYSPDIGGVETHVKEISERLVRAGHDVEVITTDPSGKLEKRDTINGVKILRFRSFAPGNAYYFAPQIYFYLKKHNFDVIHAHSYHALPALFAALGKRGRRFVFTPHYHRSGHTAFRNLLHKPYRLFGKVIFSRSDSVICVSEYEKRLVEADFRVEGKTVKIPNGVNLKEFEHLRNSQKGKGVEKKRGKEKTLLYVGRLEEYKGVQYIIQSLPELKDFRLRVVGKGPYEEELRNMAKSMEVAERAEWLKNLSREELLECYADADIFLMLSSHEAYGITVAEALAAGIPCVVAKGSALEEFVDGENCAGIENPVTVEKVIDSLQKIEIFKREPVSGRLKGIMDWNEVSARIEKEYIKQSNKTNH; via the coding sequence TTGAAAATAGCCCAGATCTGTCCTCGTTATTCTCCTGATATTGGAGGAGTGGAAACACATGTCAAAGAAATTAGCGAGAGGCTGGTCAGGGCAGGGCATGATGTTGAGGTTATAACAACAGACCCTTCTGGAAAACTTGAAAAAAGGGACACTATAAATGGGGTAAAGATATTAAGGTTCAGGTCTTTCGCCCCAGGAAATGCATACTACTTTGCCCCGCAGATCTATTTTTATCTTAAAAAGCACAATTTTGATGTGATTCATGCACACAGCTATCACGCTCTTCCTGCTTTATTTGCAGCTCTTGGAAAACGTGGAAGAAGGTTTGTATTTACACCTCATTACCACAGGAGCGGGCATACAGCATTTAGAAACCTGCTGCATAAGCCGTACAGGCTCTTTGGAAAAGTGATATTTTCCAGGTCAGATTCCGTGATATGTGTCTCAGAGTACGAAAAAAGGCTAGTTGAGGCTGATTTTAGAGTTGAAGGAAAAACTGTAAAAATTCCAAATGGGGTCAATCTCAAAGAGTTTGAGCATCTGAGAAATAGTCAAAAAGGTAAAGGCGTTGAAAAGAAAAGAGGAAAAGAGAAAACTCTCCTTTATGTTGGTCGTCTGGAAGAGTATAAGGGGGTGCAGTATATAATTCAAAGCCTGCCTGAACTGAAAGATTTCAGGTTAAGGGTTGTTGGAAAGGGACCCTACGAAGAAGAGCTCCGAAATATGGCAAAAAGCATGGAGGTGGCTGAAAGGGCCGAGTGGTTGAAAAATCTTTCAAGAGAGGAGCTTCTCGAATGTTATGCAGATGCCGATATATTTTTGATGCTCTCTTCCCATGAAGCATATGGAATAACGGTTGCTGAGGCACTGGCTGCAGGAATACCATGTGTGGTTGCAAAGGGGAGTGCACTTGAAGAGTTTGTTGATGGGGAAAATTGCGCAGGGATTGAGAATCCTGTAACAGTAGAAAAAGTGATTGATTCGCTTCAAAAAATTGAGATATTTAAAAGAGAACCGGTTTCTGGGAGATTAAAGGGAATAATGGACTGGAATGAAGTATCAGCTAGAATAGAAAAAGAGTACATAAAGCAAAGTAATAAGACAAATCATTAA
- a CDS encoding glycosyltransferase family 4 protein, whose product MAFSRSICIVGPSKRFLSGISYYTIRLANAMHSEKDVSVICFRQLLPTFLFPGKSHVGKDISNLNFSSGIPVFDGMDYNNPLTWLRAYNFIKEQKPDVIILQWWTSSVAHMQLLLKIFAGMSNKPKIIIEFHEVVDPFEESILPIRLYSKITGKLLRKNLDAYITHSESDKQLVAERYTIAPEKIHVIPHGLYDQYGKLLDTKEAKKNLLINEEFVILSFGLIRKYKGTPYLIRAFEQLPPEILEKSRLLIVGEIWEDRKELFDQINASPAHDKITLIDEYVPDDRVNIYFSAADVVVLPYLRASQSGIAHIAMSFGKPVVVSEVGGLKESMAGYEGTFFVPPGDVESIRGAVLSLLGTGEYYEAPDQKWDKIINCYIELTQSI is encoded by the coding sequence ATGGCATTCAGCAGAAGCATTTGCATAGTCGGACCTTCCAAGCGTTTTTTAAGTGGAATCAGTTATTATACTATTCGTCTGGCAAATGCAATGCATTCGGAAAAAGATGTTTCTGTTATCTGCTTCAGACAGTTGTTGCCAACCTTTCTTTTTCCCGGAAAGTCTCACGTCGGAAAAGATATCTCTAACCTGAACTTTTCTTCCGGAATCCCTGTTTTTGATGGAATGGACTATAATAACCCACTGACGTGGCTCAGGGCATATAATTTCATTAAAGAACAGAAACCTGATGTCATAATTTTGCAGTGGTGGACCTCCTCAGTTGCCCATATGCAGCTCCTGTTAAAGATATTTGCAGGCATGTCAAATAAGCCAAAAATTATAATCGAATTTCATGAAGTCGTGGATCCCTTTGAAGAGTCCATACTTCCTATTCGGTTATATTCGAAAATAACGGGAAAACTGCTTCGCAAAAACCTTGATGCATATATTACCCATTCGGAATCCGATAAACAGCTTGTTGCAGAAAGATATACAATTGCCCCTGAAAAAATCCATGTAATTCCACACGGGCTTTATGACCAGTATGGAAAACTGCTCGACACAAAGGAAGCAAAAAAGAATCTCTTGATAAATGAAGAGTTTGTGATTCTATCTTTTGGTTTGATCCGAAAGTACAAAGGGACTCCCTACCTTATAAGAGCCTTTGAGCAGCTTCCTCCCGAAATCCTTGAAAAAAGCAGGCTATTGATCGTCGGAGAAATCTGGGAAGACCGAAAAGAACTGTTTGACCAGATTAATGCGTCTCCAGCACACGATAAAATTACGCTTATAGATGAGTACGTTCCTGATGATAGGGTAAATATTTATTTCAGCGCTGCAGATGTGGTGGTTCTGCCCTACCTGAGGGCTTCCCAGAGTGGGATTGCCCATATTGCTATGTCTTTTGGAAAACCGGTGGTAGTCTCTGAAGTAGGCGGCCTGAAAGAATCAATGGCAGGGTATGAAGGTACTTTTTTTGTCCCTCCCGGAGATGTCGAATCCATCAGGGGAGCTGTCCTGAGCCTTCTAGGGACAGGGGAGTATTATGAAGCTCCGGACCAAAAATGGGATAAAATTATAAACTGTTACATTGAATTAACACAATCCATTTAA
- a CDS encoding manganese efflux pump MntP, giving the protein MSFLTNFLLGLGLAMDAFAVSMSSGTTVRPFKVSDALKLAVFFGGFQALMPVLGWVGGSAVSGFVSDYAPWIAFGLLAFIGGKMIYEALYGDPDGKVNSLNYSMLFLLAVATSIDALAVGISFAFLGTPILEPVIIIGCVTFVMSFCGAVLGYRIGHFFENEVEILGGLILIGLGVKILAEHMDWI; this is encoded by the coding sequence ATGTCTTTTCTTACAAATTTCCTTTTAGGACTGGGGCTTGCAATGGACGCTTTTGCAGTTTCCATGTCAAGCGGCACCACAGTCCGGCCCTTTAAGGTAAGTGATGCCCTCAAGCTGGCTGTCTTTTTCGGGGGCTTCCAGGCCCTGATGCCGGTACTGGGCTGGGTTGGGGGAAGTGCGGTAAGTGGCTTTGTTTCAGATTATGCCCCCTGGATTGCATTCGGGCTCCTGGCTTTCATCGGGGGCAAAATGATCTATGAAGCCCTCTACGGAGACCCGGACGGAAAAGTAAATTCCCTTAACTACTCCATGCTTTTCCTTTTAGCAGTCGCAACAAGCATAGACGCCCTTGCAGTGGGGATCAGCTTTGCTTTTCTGGGGACGCCCATTCTCGAGCCCGTAATTATCATAGGTTGTGTAACATTTGTCATGTCTTTTTGCGGGGCAGTTCTGGGGTACAGGATCGGCCACTTTTTCGAGAATGAGGTTGAAATCCTGGGCGGTTTGATCCTCATAGGGCTTGGAGTAAAAATCCTTGCCGAACATATGGACTGGATCTGA
- the hacB gene encoding homoaconitase small subunit: protein MENPIKGRVWKFGNDIDTDVIIPGKYLRTKDMQVFAAHAMEGIDPGFSKKAKPGDIIVAGDNFGCGSSREQAPLALKHAGIACIVAKSFARIFFRNAINIGLPLMEADIECEEGDQIEVDLLKGEVKVSGKGVFRGNKLPDFLLDMLTDGGLVAHRKKVRDQEKEESA from the coding sequence ATGGAAAACCCTATTAAAGGCCGGGTCTGGAAATTCGGAAACGATATAGATACTGATGTAATTATTCCGGGAAAATACCTGAGGACAAAGGATATGCAGGTCTTTGCGGCTCATGCAATGGAAGGTATTGACCCCGGGTTCTCAAAGAAAGCAAAGCCCGGAGATATCATTGTCGCAGGGGACAATTTCGGGTGCGGGTCATCAAGAGAACAGGCTCCTCTGGCTTTGAAGCACGCCGGAATAGCCTGTATCGTCGCAAAATCTTTTGCAAGGATCTTTTTCAGGAATGCAATTAATATTGGTCTGCCTCTAATGGAAGCCGACATTGAATGTGAGGAAGGGGACCAAATTGAAGTTGACCTGCTTAAAGGTGAAGTTAAAGTTTCCGGAAAAGGTGTTTTCAGGGGAAACAAACTTCCTGACTTCCTTCTCGATATGCTCACTGACGGCGGGCTTGTTGCCCATAGAAAAAAAGTCCGGGATCAGGAGAAAGAAGAATCAGCTTAA
- a CDS encoding glycosyltransferase family 4 protein, which translates to MEIDYINGLKTDEIFGMSKYQSEINSKLGNVKLNRIEYPDISKTPGVNKIVEYFVYPFIVKKEVTKNNVKHVTRQDLAFLLELIDLKKTIVTCHDIIPIAYYHTQNPIWKLNAKGLRKAEKIITVSEFSKNDIIKHIRYPEDKIEIIPPAVNHNLYYQNRNKSILKKYGIKEDEKVILYVGAEEPRKNIQVLINSFDKLKSKISQIKLLKVGTPNYLRVREKLLKQIESLNLQKDVIFAGYVPESELAKIYNAVDLFVFPSLYEGFGIPPLEAMACGTPVITSNSSSLPEVVGDAAIIIDPYDANKFAEEMYEVLTEDGLREEMIRKGLDRSKMFSWEKAARKTREIYEQVDEL; encoded by the coding sequence ATGGAAATTGATTATATAAACGGCCTGAAAACAGATGAGATATTCGGGATGTCAAAATATCAAAGTGAAATCAATAGCAAGCTAGGGAACGTCAAATTAAATAGGATTGAATATCCGGACATATCAAAGACACCTGGGGTTAATAAAATTGTTGAATACTTTGTATATCCATTCATTGTAAAGAAAGAAGTAACTAAGAATAACGTTAAGCATGTGACCCGCCAGGATCTGGCGTTTCTTCTCGAGCTAATAGATTTAAAAAAAACAATTGTTACCTGCCATGATATTATACCTATTGCATACTATCATACCCAGAACCCCATATGGAAACTTAATGCAAAAGGATTGAGAAAAGCAGAAAAAATAATTACGGTATCCGAATTTTCTAAAAACGATATTATTAAACATATAAGATATCCAGAAGATAAGATAGAGATTATACCTCCTGCTGTAAACCACAATTTATACTATCAAAATCGAAATAAGTCAATTTTGAAAAAGTATGGAATAAAAGAAGATGAGAAAGTAATCCTGTATGTCGGAGCGGAAGAACCAAGAAAAAATATTCAAGTTTTAATAAATTCATTCGATAAATTAAAAAGTAAAATTTCACAGATAAAATTATTGAAAGTCGGAACGCCAAATTACCTGCGAGTAAGAGAAAAACTCCTGAAACAAATAGAGTCCCTGAATTTACAGAAGGATGTTATCTTTGCAGGGTATGTGCCAGAGAGTGAATTAGCAAAAATATACAATGCTGTAGACTTATTTGTATTTCCATCTTTGTATGAGGGTTTTGGAATACCACCTCTCGAAGCTATGGCTTGCGGGACCCCGGTAATAACATCAAACAGCTCTTCACTGCCTGAAGTTGTAGGGGATGCTGCTATAATTATAGACCCATACGACGCAAATAAATTTGCTGAAGAAATGTATGAAGTATTAACAGAAGACGGGCTCAGAGAAGAGATGATCAGGAAGGGACTTGACAGATCAAAAATGTTTAGCTGGGAAAAAGCCGCGAGAAAAACTCGCGAGATCTATGAACAGGTGGATGAACTGTGA
- a CDS encoding oligosaccharyl transferase, archaeosortase A system-associated: MVSQDRPATTFKSRIKSSLPYTLVVAIIGFVSLWIRTRPSEYVFLSNGFVRFGGNDPWYHMRTLNVLLENYPQRMFFNPMTNYPYGSYIHFGPLFDQMMAIISLILGLGSPSQDLINTVGAYFPAVLGALTVIPVYYIGKYLGGRKTGILAAVLIAFAPGQFLSRSIIGFTDHHVAESLFSTFFMMFFMLAIITAKKNNLRFEDLFNKNFNVVKEPLIYSVIAGVMYSAYQLSWPGASLFLFIALVYAVVQYILDNFNGESSDYLGFTGIITFLVSAILILPFVHPDMGFSLYYYSWFHVATATGIVVCFGILSFIEREFKNRNLKAYYYPLAIFGLGIFGLLAIRIASPPIYSLIINAPHTVFGVQTGGPSTIAEVSSIFYDGGVFTLSRVFGNFTASGFFASLLGMLVLIANAVRKPKPEKVLVLVWSVLILFTIYGQNRFAYYYSINVSILSAYIGGLLLEKVKWNELDEKFKSTVKSPADIPGFLKFLRVEQVLTVLAIVVVLIYPVYGSAMELTKGTGGPDGPWIETCLWLKSYTPDPGMDYNGIYEAPEDGKLFDYPDSAYGIMSWWDYGHWIETIGQRMPNSNPFQAGIGGRRGSMEEENQPGSSTFFTAQSEEEATEVLEAIHPDPEKEGARYIISDIEMATGKFYAMTAWTLDTEGYYQPYWTGSDYQYLPSTRYFDSMVSRLHLLDGNGLKHYRLVHETWAYQTQEAGYKQVYNLLYGSSVPEVDSGYVKIFEYVMGAKITGTASPNETVNINTTILTGQGRTFEYSQSTSSDSEGRYEFTVPYPTEGPIPGETQFDTAPAGAYVVSYGDITKEVRVNEEAVLNGQEIKI, encoded by the coding sequence ATGGTTTCTCAGGATCGTCCTGCAACAACGTTCAAGTCTAGAATAAAGTCCAGCTTGCCTTATACCCTGGTAGTTGCGATAATTGGCTTTGTTTCCCTGTGGATTAGAACACGTCCGTCTGAGTATGTTTTTCTATCCAATGGGTTTGTAAGGTTTGGGGGCAATGATCCCTGGTACCATATGCGTACCCTGAATGTTCTTCTCGAAAATTATCCTCAAAGGATGTTTTTCAACCCTATGACCAATTATCCTTATGGCAGTTACATCCATTTCGGTCCTCTTTTTGACCAGATGATGGCCATAATATCCTTAATTTTAGGACTGGGCAGCCCGAGTCAGGATCTTATCAATACTGTTGGTGCTTATTTCCCTGCAGTTCTGGGTGCTCTTACTGTTATTCCTGTTTACTATATCGGAAAATACCTCGGAGGTCGTAAAACCGGCATCCTCGCTGCAGTCCTTATTGCTTTTGCTCCGGGACAGTTTTTGTCACGTTCGATAATTGGTTTCACGGACCATCACGTGGCTGAGTCTCTATTTAGCACATTCTTCATGATGTTTTTCATGCTGGCAATAATTACTGCAAAGAAAAATAATTTGCGTTTTGAAGATTTATTCAATAAAAACTTCAATGTGGTTAAGGAGCCGCTTATTTATTCTGTAATTGCTGGTGTCATGTATTCCGCTTACCAGCTTTCCTGGCCAGGAGCTTCTCTTTTCTTGTTTATTGCCCTGGTTTATGCTGTTGTCCAGTATATCCTTGATAACTTTAATGGCGAATCGAGTGATTATCTCGGGTTCACAGGTATTATCACATTTCTGGTAAGTGCAATACTTATACTTCCATTTGTCCACCCTGATATGGGATTCTCTCTATATTATTACTCCTGGTTCCACGTTGCAACAGCCACCGGAATAGTAGTTTGTTTTGGAATTTTGAGCTTTATTGAAAGAGAATTCAAAAACCGAAATCTAAAAGCTTACTACTATCCTCTGGCAATATTCGGACTTGGCATTTTCGGACTCCTTGCAATAAGAATCGCGTCCCCACCCATTTATTCACTTATTATAAACGCTCCACATACCGTATTTGGAGTCCAGACAGGCGGTCCTTCCACGATTGCCGAAGTATCCTCAATATTTTACGACGGTGGGGTTTTTACCCTCTCAAGAGTCTTTGGAAACTTTACTGCCTCGGGTTTCTTTGCTTCTTTGCTTGGAATGCTCGTCCTGATTGCAAATGCTGTCCGGAAACCGAAACCTGAAAAGGTACTGGTTCTTGTCTGGAGTGTTTTAATTCTCTTCACAATTTACGGCCAGAACCGCTTCGCGTACTATTACTCAATAAATGTTTCAATTCTCAGTGCCTACATAGGAGGTTTACTTCTTGAAAAGGTAAAGTGGAATGAACTTGATGAAAAATTCAAGTCCACTGTTAAATCTCCTGCAGATATTCCGGGCTTTTTGAAGTTCCTAAGGGTAGAGCAGGTTCTTACGGTCCTGGCTATAGTGGTTGTACTTATTTATCCTGTGTACGGGTCTGCAATGGAACTTACAAAAGGCACAGGTGGTCCTGATGGACCCTGGATAGAAACGTGTCTCTGGCTCAAATCCTATACTCCTGACCCGGGAATGGATTATAACGGAATTTACGAAGCTCCTGAAGACGGGAAGCTTTTCGATTATCCTGATTCTGCATACGGAATTATGTCCTGGTGGGATTATGGTCACTGGATTGAAACTATCGGGCAAAGGATGCCCAATTCAAATCCTTTCCAGGCAGGAATCGGAGGACGCAGGGGAAGCATGGAGGAAGAAAATCAGCCTGGCTCTTCTACTTTCTTTACAGCTCAGTCTGAAGAAGAAGCAACTGAAGTGCTGGAGGCTATCCATCCCGACCCTGAAAAAGAAGGCGCTCGCTATATCATCTCGGATATTGAAATGGCCACTGGCAAGTTTTACGCAATGACTGCCTGGACCCTTGATACCGAAGGCTACTACCAGCCTTACTGGACTGGCAGTGACTACCAGTATCTTCCCTCCACACGTTATTTCGATTCAATGGTGTCAAGGCTTCACCTTCTGGACGGAAATGGGCTTAAACATTACCGCCTTGTCCATGAGACCTGGGCTTATCAAACCCAGGAAGCAGGATACAAGCAGGTCTATAATTTACTTTATGGAAGCAGCGTCCCTGAAGTTGATTCCGGCTATGTCAAGATTTTCGAGTATGTAATGGGTGCTAAAATCACAGGAACAGCTTCCCCCAATGAGACCGTTAATATAAACACAACAATTTTGACAGGTCAGGGAAGAACGTTTGAGTATTCCCAGTCAACAAGTTCTGACTCTGAAGGAAGGTATGAATTTACTGTTCCTTATCCGACAGAAGGTCCCATCCCCGGGGAAACACAGTTCGATACTGCACCTGCGGGCGCTTATGTCGTAAGCTATGGGGATATAACAAAAGAAGTAAGGGTGAATGAGGAAGCAGTGCTGAATGGACAGGAAATAAAAATCTAA
- a CDS encoding oligosaccharyl transferase, archaeosortase A system-associated, producing the protein MNSENHPATTFKSRIKSSLPYTLAVAIIGFVSLWVRMRPYDHVFLSNGFVKFTSNDPWYHIRTLNVLLENYPQRMFFNPMTNYPYGSYIHFGPLYDQMMAITSLILGLGSPSQDLINTVGAYFPAVLGALTVIPVYYIGKYLGGRKTGILAAVFIAFAPGQFLSRSLIGFTDHHVAESLFSTFFMMFFMLAIITAKKKNLRFEDLFNKNFNVVKEPLIYSIIAGVMYSAYQLSWPGASLFLFIALVYAVVQYILDNFNGESSDYLGFTGIITFLVSAILILPFIHPELGFSMYYYTWFHVATAIGTMAGFAALSLIQREFKNRNLKAYYYPLAIFLLGFLGLLAIRFASPSVYSLIISAPNTVFGVLTGGAATIGEVSSMFYYGGTFTLSRAFGNFTVSGFFASIIGLIILLVSVIRKAKPEEVLVLVWSILMLFAIYGQNRFAYYYSINVSILSAYIGGLLLEKVKWNELDEKFKSSVKSPADIPGFLKSFRAKQVLAVLAIAVFLIYPVYGAAMVQSTGSNDPDWAWIEACLWLKSSTPDPGMDYNAIYEAPEDGKLFDYPESAYGVMSWWDYGHYIETLGHRMPNANPFQAGIGGRRGSINETNVPGAAPFLTAQSEEEATEVLESIHPDPEKSGARYIMSDERMAVDIFMAMPEWTLDTEGYMQPYWTGDGYQYLPSKRYFDSMESRLHFLDGNGLKQYRLVYETWAYQTQEAGYKQVYNFLYGSSIPEVDSGYVKIFEYVKGAKITGTVSPNETVNINTTILTGQGRTFEYSQSTSSDSEGRYEFIVPYSTEGPIPGETQFDTAPTGAYVVSYGDTTTEVRVSEEAVLNGEEIKV; encoded by the coding sequence ATGAATTCTGAGAATCATCCTGCAACAACGTTCAAGTCTAGAATAAAGTCCAGCTTGCCTTATACCCTGGCAGTTGCGATAATTGGCTTTGTTTCCCTGTGGGTCAGAATGCGCCCTTACGATCATGTGTTTTTGTCCAACGGATTTGTAAAGTTCACGAGTAACGATCCCTGGTACCATATTCGTACCCTGAATGTTCTTCTCGAAAATTATCCTCAAAGGATGTTTTTCAACCCTATGACCAATTATCCTTATGGCAGTTACATCCATTTCGGTCCTCTTTACGACCAGATGATGGCGATAACATCCTTAATTTTAGGACTGGGCAGCCCGAGTCAGGATCTTATCAATACTGTTGGTGCTTATTTCCCTGCAGTTCTGGGTGCTCTTACTGTTATTCCTGTTTACTATATCGGAAAATACCTCGGAGGCCGTAAAACCGGCATCCTCGCTGCAGTCTTTATTGCTTTTGCTCCGGGACAGTTTTTGTCACGCTCACTTATTGGTTTCACGGACCATCACGTGGCTGAGTCTCTATTCAGCACTTTCTTCATGATGTTTTTCATGCTGGCAATAATCACTGCAAAGAAAAAGAATTTGCGTTTTGAAGATTTATTCAATAAAAACTTCAATGTGGTTAAGGAGCCGCTTATTTATTCTATAATTGCTGGTGTCATGTATTCCGCTTACCAGCTTTCCTGGCCAGGAGCTTCTCTTTTCTTGTTTATTGCCCTGGTTTATGCTGTTGTCCAGTATATCCTTGATAACTTTAATGGCGAATCGAGTGATTATCTCGGGTTCACAGGTATTATCACATTTCTGGTAAGTGCGATTCTTATTCTTCCTTTTATTCATCCTGAACTGGGCTTTTCAATGTACTATTACACCTGGTTCCATGTGGCGACAGCCATTGGCACTATGGCAGGCTTTGCAGCTCTGAGTCTTATCCAGAGGGAATTTAAAAACAGGAATCTAAAAGCTTACTACTATCCTCTGGCAATATTCTTACTTGGCTTCCTGGGACTCCTTGCAATAAGATTTGCATCTCCGTCCGTTTATTCTCTTATTATAAGCGCTCCGAATACCGTATTTGGAGTCCTGACAGGAGGAGCGGCTACAATTGGTGAAGTTTCCTCTATGTTTTATTATGGAGGCACTTTCACTTTATCGAGAGCCTTTGGAAACTTCACAGTCTCCGGATTTTTTGCCTCAATAATTGGATTAATTATCCTTCTTGTGAGCGTAATCCGGAAAGCAAAACCTGAAGAAGTGCTGGTTCTGGTCTGGAGTATTTTGATGCTTTTTGCAATTTACGGCCAGAACCGCTTCGCGTACTATTACTCAATTAATGTTTCAATTCTCAGTGCCTACATAGGAGGTTTACTCCTTGAAAAGGTAAAGTGGAATGAACTTGATGAAAAATTCAAGTCCAGTGTAAAATCTCCTGCAGATATTCCGGGTTTCCTGAAGTCCTTCAGGGCAAAGCAGGTTCTTGCGGTCCTGGCTATAGCAGTTTTTCTTATCTACCCTGTATATGGGGCTGCAATGGTACAATCAACAGGTTCAAATGACCCGGATTGGGCATGGATAGAAGCCTGTTTGTGGCTCAAATCCAGCACTCCTGACCCAGGCATGGACTACAACGCTATTTATGAAGCCCCTGAAGACGGGAAGCTTTTCGATTACCCTGAATCTGCATATGGGGTCATGTCCTGGTGGGACTACGGCCATTACATAGAAACCCTGGGCCACAGGATGCCCAATGCGAACCCTTTCCAGGCAGGGATAGGTGGGCGCAGAGGAAGCATTAATGAAACAAATGTGCCAGGTGCTGCACCCTTTTTAACTGCACAATCCGAAGAAGAAGCAACAGAAGTGCTGGAATCTATTCACCCAGACCCTGAAAAATCCGGGGCGCGTTACATTATGTCCGATGAAAGGATGGCTGTTGATATATTTATGGCAATGCCGGAATGGACTCTTGATACCGAAGGGTATATGCAACCTTACTGGACAGGTGACGGTTACCAGTACCTCCCTTCCAAACGTTATTTTGATTCGATGGAATCCAGACTCCATTTTCTGGACGGAAACGGGCTTAAACAGTACCGTCTTGTTTATGAAACATGGGCTTATCAAACCCAGGAAGCAGGATACAAGCAGGTCTATAATTTCCTTTATGGCAGCAGCATCCCTGAAGTTGACTCCGGCTATGTCAAGATTTTCGAGTACGTAAAGGGTGCAAAGATTACAGGAACAGTTTCCCCCAATGAAACTGTCAATATAAACACAACAATTTTGACAGGTCAGGGAAGAACGTTTGAGTATTCCCAGTCGACAAGTTCCGACTCTGAAGGCAGGTATGAGTTTATTGTTCCTTACTCAACCGAAGGCCCCATCCCCGGAGAAACACAGTTCGACACTGCACCGACAGGCGCTTATGTCGTAAGCTATGGGGATACGACCACAGAAGTGAGGGTAAGTGAAGAAGCAGTATTAAATGGAGAAGAAATAAAGGTTTGA